The proteins below are encoded in one region of Micromonospora sp. DSM 45708:
- a CDS encoding transposase family protein, translating to MQVISAACPEWIFPFTGLQPAQFRRLVRLVAERGGDAIADGRPGRQWSLDLADRVLLVAAYWRTNLTMRQIGPLFGVSHSAAHRVIDTVGPLLALAPVRRRRVDQITIVDGTLIPTRDHRLAAPSKNYRYSTNLQVAIDAHTRLVVALGDPQPGNRNDTIVYRTSGIQQKLDGRPVMADGAYRGNPEVIIPYRKPANGSDLPDWKKDLNKQHRTVRAQVEHALARMKTFKILRDYRRAAHTLTGTASGIAHLHNIILTG from the coding sequence GTGCAGGTGATCTCGGCGGCCTGCCCGGAGTGGATCTTTCCGTTCACCGGGCTGCAGCCCGCCCAGTTCCGCAGGTTGGTCCGGCTGGTCGCCGAGCGTGGCGGTGACGCAATCGCTGACGGTCGTCCTGGCCGTCAGTGGTCTCTCGACCTCGCCGACCGGGTCTTGTTGGTCGCCGCGTACTGGCGCACCAACCTCACGATGCGCCAGATCGGCCCACTGTTCGGGGTGTCGCACTCCGCCGCCCACCGGGTCATCGACACCGTCGGCCCCCTGCTCGCTCTGGCACCGGTACGCCGGCGTCGGGTCGACCAGATCACCATCGTCGACGGCACCCTCATCCCGACCCGGGATCACCGCCTGGCCGCCCCGAGCAAGAACTACCGCTACTCGACGAACCTGCAGGTCGCCATCGACGCCCACACCCGCCTCGTCGTCGCCCTCGGCGACCCGCAACCCGGCAACCGCAACGACACCATCGTCTACCGCACCAGCGGCATCCAGCAAAAACTCGACGGGCGGCCGGTCATGGCCGACGGCGCCTACCGCGGCAACCCCGAGGTGATCATCCCGTACCGCAAACCCGCCAACGGCAGCGATCTACCCGACTGGAAGAAGGACCTGAACAAGCAACACCGCACCGTCCGAGCGCAGGTAGAACACGCCCTCGCCCGCATGAAGACCTTCAAGATCCTGCGCGACTACCGCCGCGCCGCCCACACATTGACCGGCACCGCTTCCGGCATCGCCCACCTCCACAACATCATCCTCACCGGGTGA
- a CDS encoding IS701 family transposase — protein sequence MLTVGRRFRRPEPRRRVRDFVRGLLAPLPRKNCWSIAEHAGDASPDGMQDLLTRVTWDDAEVRADVREFVGEHLGDVEAVLVIDETGDLKKGRHTVGVQRQYSGTAGKIENCQLAVHLVYATEAGHAMLDTALYLPKSWCDDPDRRAEAGVPEQVRFATKPQLASRMIAAAVTAGLPCRWATGDEAYGSDPRLAARLRQLRLGYVLAVACSHQVITGLGIYRVDGLAAELPDTAWQRLSAGRGAKGHRYYDWSFVALPHATDAHGGHHWLLIRRSRRTGELAFYRCWSPEVVSLGTLVAVAGRRWKIEESFQAAKTGLGLDQHQHRRWTSWHRWSTLAILAHAFLAAATTEHRHRYQPVGLIPLTVNELRHLFHVLIIEPTRRLCDPLLWSIRRRRHQARAMNSHYARQALIEP from the coding sequence ATGTTGACGGTCGGGCGGCGTTTCCGCAGGCCCGAGCCGCGCCGCCGGGTTCGTGACTTCGTCCGAGGGCTGTTGGCGCCGCTACCGCGGAAGAACTGCTGGAGCATCGCTGAGCACGCCGGGGACGCCAGCCCGGACGGGATGCAGGACCTGCTGACCCGGGTGACGTGGGACGACGCTGAGGTTCGTGCCGATGTCCGCGAGTTCGTCGGTGAGCATCTCGGTGATGTCGAGGCCGTGCTGGTCATCGACGAGACGGGTGATCTGAAGAAGGGCCGGCACACCGTCGGGGTACAGCGGCAGTACTCGGGCACGGCCGGGAAGATCGAGAACTGTCAGCTCGCCGTGCACCTGGTCTATGCCACCGAGGCTGGGCACGCGATGCTCGACACGGCCCTCTACCTGCCGAAGTCGTGGTGCGACGACCCTGATCGCCGCGCCGAGGCCGGTGTCCCTGAGCAGGTGCGCTTCGCGACCAAACCGCAGTTGGCGTCCCGCATGATCGCCGCCGCGGTCACCGCTGGGCTGCCGTGCCGGTGGGCGACCGGCGACGAGGCCTACGGCAGCGATCCGCGGCTGGCCGCCCGGCTGCGTCAGCTACGACTGGGCTACGTCCTGGCCGTGGCCTGCTCACATCAGGTGATCACCGGCCTGGGCATCTACCGCGTCGACGGCCTCGCCGCCGAGCTTCCCGACACCGCCTGGCAACGGCTCTCCGCCGGTCGAGGCGCGAAGGGCCACCGCTACTACGACTGGTCCTTCGTCGCCCTGCCCCACGCCACCGACGCCCACGGCGGGCACCACTGGCTGCTGATCCGCCGCAGCCGCCGCACCGGTGAACTGGCCTTCTACCGCTGCTGGTCACCCGAGGTCGTCTCCCTCGGCACTCTCGTCGCGGTCGCCGGCCGGCGCTGGAAGATCGAGGAGTCGTTCCAGGCCGCGAAGACTGGCCTCGGCCTCGACCAGCACCAACACCGCCGCTGGACCTCCTGGCACCGCTGGAGCACCCTGGCGATCCTCGCCCACGCGTTCCTCGCCGCCGCGACCACCGAGCACCGCCACCGCTACCAGCCGGTCGGGCTCATCCCCCTGACTGTCAACGAGCTACGCCACCTGTTCCACGTCCTGATCATCGAACCCACCCGCCGACTCTGCGACCCGCTGCTCTGGTCAATCCGCCGACGCCGCCACCAAGCCCGCGCCATGAACAGCCACTACGCCCGACAAGCCCTCATCGAGCCGTGA
- a CDS encoding multicopper oxidase domain-containing protein — translation MDDHAIGADRHLSRRSLIATGALAAGALGASAPAIGAAFGGSPARAATGVTKKVTIYAEQVPGGLYGYGLAPGQATVPGPTLEMYEGDTLEITLVNTTTQRLSIHPHGVDYSTESDGSPFNASFNNPGETRTYVWRSHEMVAAAGRRYMPGSAGYWHYHDHAMGTDHGTGGIAKGLYGALIVRRRGDILPSKQFTVVFNEMMINNRMAPETPMFEANLGERVEWVAIGHGNLFHTFHLHAHRWADNRTGMLEGPSDPSLVIDNKDLNPGSSFGFQVLAGEGVGPGAWMYHCHVQSHSDGGMAGIFLVRNADGSMPPGAEEAIHRFQGHTHTHGS, via the coding sequence ATGGACGATCACGCCATTGGCGCTGACCGCCACCTGTCCCGCCGATCTCTGATCGCTACCGGCGCGCTCGCCGCCGGGGCGTTGGGCGCGTCCGCCCCGGCGATCGGCGCCGCGTTCGGAGGCAGCCCCGCCCGAGCCGCCACCGGCGTCACCAAGAAGGTCACCATCTACGCCGAGCAGGTGCCCGGCGGCCTGTACGGGTACGGCCTGGCACCCGGTCAGGCCACCGTCCCCGGGCCGACCCTGGAGATGTACGAGGGTGACACATTGGAGATTACCCTGGTCAACACCACGACGCAGCGGCTGTCCATCCACCCGCACGGGGTCGACTACAGCACCGAATCCGACGGCAGTCCGTTCAACGCCTCGTTCAACAACCCCGGCGAGACGCGGACGTACGTCTGGCGCTCCCACGAGATGGTGGCCGCCGCCGGCCGGCGGTACATGCCCGGCAGCGCCGGCTACTGGCACTACCACGATCACGCCATGGGCACCGACCACGGCACCGGCGGTATCGCGAAGGGCCTCTACGGGGCGCTGATCGTCCGGCGGCGCGGCGACATCCTGCCGTCGAAGCAGTTCACCGTCGTGTTCAACGAGATGATGATCAACAACAGGATGGCCCCGGAGACGCCGATGTTCGAGGCGAACCTGGGCGAGCGCGTGGAGTGGGTGGCCATCGGCCACGGCAACCTGTTCCACACCTTCCACCTGCACGCGCACCGGTGGGCGGACAACCGCACCGGAATGTTGGAGGGGCCGAGCGACCCGAGCCTGGTGATCGACAACAAGGACCTCAACCCGGGCAGCTCGTTCGGTTTCCAGGTGCTGGCCGGGGAGGGTGTCGGACCCGGCGCGTGGATGTACCACTGCCACGTGCAGAGCCACTCCGACGGCGGGATGGCCGGCATCTTCCTGGTGCGCAACGCCGACGGCAGCATGCCGCCGGGCGCCGAGGAGGCGATCCACCGGTTCCAGGGCCACACCCACACGCACGGAAGCTGA